The window CCCAACCCGACGACATGGCGGGCACGGCCGTCTGGCTCGCAAGTCGCGCAAGCGACTATGTGACTGGGGCGGCGATTCCGATCGATGGCGGATATTCTTCGGTGATGTGAAACCATCGGCAGGCCAATGCCTTTACCACAAAGAACACTAGGGGCACGACGACGAGGGCTGATTATGAATCAAATTCGTGCGATTATTGCAGTCGTTGTGTTTTTGGCCCCAATCGCGAACGCAGCCGAGCCGGCCGCTGCGATCAAGATCGACGCCGGCAAGGTGCTCAATCATGTGACGCCATTGATGTACGGCTCCTGCATCGAGGACGTGAACCACGAAATCTTCGGCGGCCTTTACGCGCAGATGATCTTCGGCGAGAGTTTTGAGGAGCCGCCGGCAAAAAACTCGACAGACGGCCTGAGCGGCATGTGGGACGCCGTCCAAACTGGTGAGGCGACCCCTCGATTCACGTGGGACGCTGACAGGCCGATCAACTCCGCGCGCTCTCAGAAGATTGAGTTGCTCCGCGGCGAGGGAACCGTCGGAGTTGCCAATCGTGGGTTGAATCGCTGGGGTCTGACGTTTCGCGAAGGACGCACGTATTCGGGCCTGCTCTATCTGCGGCAGATCGGATACGATGGCGCCGTCACCGTGGCGCTGCAAAGCGCCGACGGCAAACAGAACTACGCCGCCGAGCGGCTCGCCCCGATCGGCGCGGATTGGAAACGCTACGAGTTCAACTTGAAATCGAGCGGCGCCGACACGAATGCCCGCTTCGCCGTCTGGATCGACAAGCCGGGCGCCTGTTGGGTCGATCAAGTTTTCTTGAGCGGCACTGGTGATGAACTTTTCCACAATTTACCGATCCGCGGCGACATCGGCCGGATGCTTCAGGATCAGGGACTCACCGTGCTTCGCTACGGAGGATGCATGGTCAACGCGCCCGGCTATCGCTGGAAGAACATGCTCGGCAACCGCGACCGCCGGCCTCAATACAAAGGCTGGTGGTATCCGCAATCGACGAACGGCTTCGGAATCGAGGAATTCTTGCAGTTCTGCGAGGCGGCGAAGTTCGAGAAGGTGTTTGCGATCAATATCGAGGAATCGCCCGAGGATGCGGCCGACATGGTCGAGTATCTGAACGGCCCGGCGACGAGCCAAGGGGGTGCGCGGCGTGCCGCGAGCGGCCATCTCGAACCCTATCGCGTCAAGTACATCGAGATCGGCAACGAAGAGACGACCGGCAACCACTACCTCGAACGCTTCAAGTTGCTCTACGAGTCGATGCACGCTCGCGACCCGAGCATCCAATTCATCATCGCCGCCTGGTGGGAGCCGGATAATCCGGCGGCGCGGCGGATCGTGCAAGAGTTGGACGGGAAGGCCGCGCTGTGGGACGTTCACATCGGCGGCGACGACTTGCGCGAGGGCCGCCGCACCGATGCGCTCTTCACCCGCATGGAAAAACTCGTCCACGATTGGGCGCCGAACTCCAAGCTCAAAGCTTGTGTGCTCGAAGAAAACGGCGGACGGCACGACGTGCAGCGGGCGCTCGGGCATGCCTGCGTCCTGAACGCGACCCAGCGACATGGCGATTTCGTCCTGATGGATTGCCCGGCCAATTGCCTCCAGCCTTGGAAGCAAAACGACAACGGTTGGGACCAAG of the Pirellulales bacterium genome contains:
- a CDS encoding alpha-L-arabinofuranosidase C-terminal domain-containing protein, with the translated sequence MNQIRAIIAVVVFLAPIANAAEPAAAIKIDAGKVLNHVTPLMYGSCIEDVNHEIFGGLYAQMIFGESFEEPPAKNSTDGLSGMWDAVQTGEATPRFTWDADRPINSARSQKIELLRGEGTVGVANRGLNRWGLTFREGRTYSGLLYLRQIGYDGAVTVALQSADGKQNYAAERLAPIGADWKRYEFNLKSSGADTNARFAVWIDKPGACWVDQVFLSGTGDELFHNLPIRGDIGRMLQDQGLTVLRYGGCMVNAPGYRWKNMLGNRDRRPQYKGWWYPQSTNGFGIEEFLQFCEAAKFEKVFAINIEESPEDAADMVEYLNGPATSQGGARRAASGHLEPYRVKYIEIGNEETTGNHYLERFKLLYESMHARDPSIQFIIAAWWEPDNPAARRIVQELDGKAALWDVHIGGDDLREGRRTDALFTRMEKLVHDWAPNSKLKACVLEENGGRHDVQRALGHACVLNATQRHGDFVLMDCPANCLQPWKQNDNGWDQGQVFFTSGQVWAMPPFYAQQMATANHLPCRVASEVKCPNDELDVTATRGEDGSTLVMKIVNIGDHPHRASIEIAGLGPVDPHGEMTSLSGKLKDVNLPDSPDRIRSIRSSFEHAGERFDYEFPEYSYTVLKLKRKP